In Dermacentor albipictus isolate Rhodes 1998 colony chromosome 6, USDA_Dalb.pri_finalv2, whole genome shotgun sequence, the following proteins share a genomic window:
- the LOC135906897 gene encoding uncharacterized protein isoform X1, which translates to MAAFDLITNALTALQDATQALTTSYNRISMAHRQRLVSLARLATIGLTSNAAASSRPENAFHAVGRETFQKAFEIRYVLYEFHANLKPDLIGIKFLRWLGDCALSLFHWIRLDLSSPIFLLLVPMMLSLVFRRWRPDKGGRSEKTKIASAPPRWLIRATSAEKEARITLARRSRRRLRGTRPDADHCFTRRIAEGRVMTKPVAARLIQRWVRAKFQPWVLERAVHSAPPAPLQSEPDWTDRDAGATIVTLVDHDDTSTIGPQHPGDACLVDVDSDEPETVYEAPVNDVDAVSPSSPRCRGAVTISSTRLLPSRNQIDGRLPEEAAQVLETIQSLPRDDQQ; encoded by the exons ATGGCAGCGTTTGACCTAATCACGAACGCACTAACAGCGCTGCAGGACGCAACACAAGCTCTGACAACGAGTTACAACAGAATTTCTATG GCTCACCGTCAACGTTTAGTGAGCTTGGCCAGGCTGGCTACAATTGGCCTTACCTCGAACGCGGCCGCGTCATCGCGGCCAGAGAACGCATTCCACGCTGTCGGCAGAGAGACCTTTCAGAAG GCGTTTGAAATTAGATACGTTTTATACGAGTTTCATGCCAATTTGAAGCCCGATCTGATCGGCATCAAGTTCCTGCGTTGGCTGGGGGACTGCGCCCTCAGCCTTTTCCACTGGATCCGGCTGGACCTGTCGTCGCCCATCTTCCTGCTTCTCGTACCGATGATGCTGAGTTTGGTGTTCCGAAG GTGGCGCCCAGACAAAGGTGGGCGCTCAGAGAAAACCAAGATCGCCAGTGCCCCACCTCGCTGGCTCATTCGAGCAACCAGCGCCGAGAAGGAAGCACGCATTACGCTGGCCAGACGGAGCCGCCGTCGTCTGCGTGGAACCAGGCCCGACGCCGATCACTGCTTCACAAGGA GGATTGCCGAGGGTCGCGTCATGACAAAGCCAGTCGCAGCGAGACTGATTCAGCGCTGGGTCCGCGCCAAGTTCCAGCCGTGGGTCCTCGAACGGGCGGTTCACAGCGCGCCCCCTGCACCGCTTCAGAGCGAGCCAGATTGGACGGACAGGGACGCCGGTGCAACAATCGTCACCCTCGTAGACCACGACGACACGTCGACCATCGGACCCCAGCATCCTGGCGATGCTTGCTTGGTGGACGTTGATTCGGACGAGCCCGAAACCGTGTACGAAGCACCCGTGAACGACGTGGACGCTGTTTCCCCTAGCTCACCCCGATGTCGCGGAGCTGTGACGATTTCCTCAACGCGCCTTCTTCCTTCGAGAAACCAAATTGATGGGCGCTTACCGGAAGAGGCAGCGCAGGTGCTGGAGACGATTCAGTCGCTCCCGCGAGATGACCAGCAGTAA
- the LOC135906897 gene encoding uncharacterized protein isoform X2: MAAFDLITNALTALQDATQALTTSYNRISMAFEIRYVLYEFHANLKPDLIGIKFLRWLGDCALSLFHWIRLDLSSPIFLLLVPMMLSLVFRRWRPDKGGRSEKTKIASAPPRWLIRATSAEKEARITLARRSRRRLRGTRPDADHCFTRRIAEGRVMTKPVAARLIQRWVRAKFQPWVLERAVHSAPPAPLQSEPDWTDRDAGATIVTLVDHDDTSTIGPQHPGDACLVDVDSDEPETVYEAPVNDVDAVSPSSPRCRGAVTISSTRLLPSRNQIDGRLPEEAAQVLETIQSLPRDDQQ, from the exons ATGGCAGCGTTTGACCTAATCACGAACGCACTAACAGCGCTGCAGGACGCAACACAAGCTCTGACAACGAGTTACAACAGAATTTCTATG GCGTTTGAAATTAGATACGTTTTATACGAGTTTCATGCCAATTTGAAGCCCGATCTGATCGGCATCAAGTTCCTGCGTTGGCTGGGGGACTGCGCCCTCAGCCTTTTCCACTGGATCCGGCTGGACCTGTCGTCGCCCATCTTCCTGCTTCTCGTACCGATGATGCTGAGTTTGGTGTTCCGAAG GTGGCGCCCAGACAAAGGTGGGCGCTCAGAGAAAACCAAGATCGCCAGTGCCCCACCTCGCTGGCTCATTCGAGCAACCAGCGCCGAGAAGGAAGCACGCATTACGCTGGCCAGACGGAGCCGCCGTCGTCTGCGTGGAACCAGGCCCGACGCCGATCACTGCTTCACAAGGA GGATTGCCGAGGGTCGCGTCATGACAAAGCCAGTCGCAGCGAGACTGATTCAGCGCTGGGTCCGCGCCAAGTTCCAGCCGTGGGTCCTCGAACGGGCGGTTCACAGCGCGCCCCCTGCACCGCTTCAGAGCGAGCCAGATTGGACGGACAGGGACGCCGGTGCAACAATCGTCACCCTCGTAGACCACGACGACACGTCGACCATCGGACCCCAGCATCCTGGCGATGCTTGCTTGGTGGACGTTGATTCGGACGAGCCCGAAACCGTGTACGAAGCACCCGTGAACGACGTGGACGCTGTTTCCCCTAGCTCACCCCGATGTCGCGGAGCTGTGACGATTTCCTCAACGCGCCTTCTTCCTTCGAGAAACCAAATTGATGGGCGCTTACCGGAAGAGGCAGCGCAGGTGCTGGAGACGATTCAGTCGCTCCCGCGAGATGACCAGCAGTAA